Genomic window (Candidatus Desulfarcum epimagneticum):
CGCGTTTCAGGGTGGTGGGTCGATAGTCGGTGGCGCTCACCCCTTTAACCTTGGTCAGCTCATGGCTGAACTTGAGCCGGACCGCCCGGTCCTTGCTGATCTGGGGGGTGATCTTCAGGGTGATGCCCACATCCTTGTATTCGTAAGAGCTTGTGGTGATCCCGCTGTCCGTATTGGACTCGGTCGCGAAAGGCACACTTTCGCCCACCGTGATTTTGGCCTCTTCATTGTTCATGACCAGGATCTGGGGAGTGGAGAGAATATTGACGCTGGTGTCCTGCTGGAAGGCGCTGATCATCGCCCCGATGTTGGGAAATGTCAGGCCTCCGAGGGTGATGGTATCCGCAAGCAGCCCCAGGGCAAAACCCGGGGATGTGGCCGCCAAAGGGTCTTTGCTCCCAAAACCGGCCTTATATCCCAATTTTCGGTTTTCCGACAGAATATCTTCAGGCAGCAGGCCGACTCCCGACCAGTCCACACCAATTTCAGAGCCCATGTCCGCCCGGACCTCCATGATGAGGCATTCGATGTACACCATGGTCCGGGGGGCGTCGAGTTTCCGGATCACCTTTTCAAGAACCATATAATCGGATTTGTCGGCGGTGATGACAATGCTGTTGGTGGCCTTGTCCGAGGAGATGCCCACCGCCCCTGCGATGGCCGGGGCGCTCTTGCCGAGCTTGGAGGAGCGGCCCTTTTGGCTGGACACGTTTTTAAGGGCCTTTTCCATGTCTTCGGCCAGCGCGTTTTCCAGGGTGTACACATGGATTTTTCCCTTGCCCCGGGGGGTCTCCACATCCAGGATGGAGATGAGCTGTTTGATTCTTTTCGCGTCTTCGTTCCCGGCCATGACGATGATGGAGTTGGTGCGCTCATCGGGGATAAACCGGACCGTTTTAGCCCGCGCCCCTTTCTGGCCGGGCCGGATTCCCGGGAAAACAGAGCCCAGGGTCTTGGCGAAATTGCGGACGTCGGCGTATTCCACGGGAATGATGGCCAGCTCCCGGCCGATGTTCATGACATCCACCGCGTCCAGTATTTTCAGCAGCCGTTTGATGTTGGAGGCCACGTCGGTGATGATGAGCATGTTGGCCGGCCCATAGGCCAGCAGCACGCTGTTTTTGGACACCAGGGGGGTGAGAAGCCGTTTGACCTCATCCGGCGCGGCGTACTTCAGCGGGATGATCTGGGTGATCACCCGGTCTTCGGGCCGCCCCGATTCTTTTCTCAGGCGCGTCTCGATGTTTTTGGACCGGGCCGAGGGCATGGGGACGATCTTGGTGACCTCCCCGGCCTCCACGGCCGTGAACCCGTGGACCTCCAGGACCGACTCGAACACCCGCCACGCCTCCTCGACGGAGATTTCCTTTGGCGAGATAATGGTCACGTTTCCCTTGACGGAACGGTCCACGATGAAATTTTTTCCCGAGGCCCGGCTGATGAACCGGATAAAGACATTGATGTCCACATCCTCAAAGTTGATGCTCACGGTTTTTTCAGACCGGTCTGCC
Coding sequences:
- the gspD gene encoding Type II secretion system protein GspD — encoded protein: MRHRAIFFFWILICFWAAAGPGATRPAAQPPGPAAPGAEADRSEKTVSINFEDVDINVFIRFISRASGKNFIVDRSVKGNVTIISPKEISVEEAWRVFESVLEVHGFTAVEAGEVTKIVPMPSARSKNIETRLRKESGRPEDRVITQIIPLKYAAPDEVKRLLTPLVSKNSVLLAYGPANMLIITDVASNIKRLLKILDAVDVMNIGRELAIIPVEYADVRNFAKTLGSVFPGIRPGQKGARAKTVRFIPDERTNSIIVMAGNEDAKRIKQLISILDVETPRGKGKIHVYTLENALAEDMEKALKNVSSQKGRSSKLGKSAPAIAGAVGISSDKATNSIVITADKSDYMVLEKVIRKLDAPRTMVYIECLIMEVRADMGSEIGVDWSGVGLLPEDILSENRKLGYKAGFGSKDPLAATSPGFALGLLADTITLGGLTFPNIGAMISAFQQDTSVNILSTPQILVMNNEEAKITVGESVPFATESNTDSGITTSSYEYKDVGITLKITPQISKDRAVRLKFSHELTKVKGVSATDYRPTTLKRAIETSVIVKDGKTVVIGGLIDEQIDAMETSVPCLGDLPLLGMLFKNFSKSDNKSNLFVFLTPHVIARAGEAGKIYRDKKEYMDEMKEKSIKMYKSKDKKRR